The following are encoded in a window of Bacteroidota bacterium genomic DNA:
- a CDS encoding LytTR family transcriptional regulator, with translation MKTLFINNQSNTGQQILLLRTDRGIKLIDIDTIVRIEALSNYSKLFFSDNKTLVVAKLLHWFEEQLSSLSVKDNRGENEDFIRIHRTHLVNKKFIRHYQSGKIKLVSGEYIDVAKRKKTLFLKLWDAAA, from the coding sequence ATGAAAACATTATTCATAAACAATCAAAGTAATACGGGTCAGCAGATACTTCTGCTGCGAACCGACAGGGGGATCAAACTAATCGATATTGACACAATAGTAAGAATAGAAGCCCTCAGCAATTACAGTAAATTATTTTTTTCGGATAATAAAACACTGGTTGTAGCAAAACTGCTGCATTGGTTTGAAGAACAGCTTTCATCCCTTTCTGTAAAAGACAATAGGGGAGAGAATGAGGATTTCATTCGCATACATCGTACCCATCTTGTCAATAAAAAATTTATCCGGCACTATCAATCAGGAAAAATAAAACTGGTAAGTGGTGAGTACATTGATGTGGCTAAAAGAAAGAAAACTTTGTTCCTGAAATTATGGGATGCTGCTGCTTAA